Part of the Tolypothrix sp. PCC 7910 genome, CTGGTGGTTGCTCACACTTCCCATCAGCAGGCGTGGAAATGGCAGGACTATTTCACGTTTAATGTCGATCACAAGGTGATTGGGATTCAATACCTAGTGACGGCGTTTGTGTTCTATCTCATCGGTGGCTTGATGGCGATGGCTATCCGTGTGGAGTTAGCAACACCAGAAGCAGATTTGCTCGACCCCAACCTGTACAACGCTTTCATGACCAATCATGGAACGATCATGATTTTCTTGTGGATCGTTCCTAGTGCCATTGGGGGATTTGGTAACTTCCTCGTACCGTTGATGATTGGTGCTAGAGATATGGCTTTCCCCAAACTGAATGCGATCGCTTTTTGGTTAAACCCACCAGCAGGTTTATTACTGCTAGCTAGTTTTATCTTTGGTGGTTCGCAATCAGGTTGGACAGCTTACCCACCCTTAAGTTTAGTCACAGCACCCATCGCTCAAAGTCTGTGGATTTTGGCGATTGTGTTGGTGGGAACTTCCTCAATTTTGGGTTCGCTGAACTTTGTCATTACCATTTTGATGATGAAGGTTCCCAGCATGAAATGGGATCAACTACCTTTATTCTGCTGGGCAATTTTAGCCACTTCCGTACTAGCACTTGTATCTACACCTGTGTTAGCTGCTGGTTTAGTGCTGTTATTGTTTGACCTCAACTTTGGTACTTCCTTCTTTAAACCAGATGCAGGTGGTAATGTTGTCCTTTATCAACATCTGTTCTGGTTCTATTCTCACCCTGCAGTATATTTAATGATTCTGCCTATCTTCGGCATCATGTCCGAAGTGATTCCCGTTCACGCCCGCAAACCAATTTTCGGATATAAAGCGATCGCTTATTCCAGCTTGGCTATCTGCGTTGTCGGTTTGTTCGTCTGGGTACACCATATGTTTACCAGTGGTACACCCGGCTGGATGCGGATGTTCTTCACCATCTCCACCTTAATCGTCGCCGTTCCTACAGGCGTAAAGATTTTCGGTTGGGTCGCCACATTATGGGGTGGTAAGATTCGCTTTACCAGTGCCATGCTGTTTGCGATCGGCTTATTGTCCATGTTTGTTATGGGCGGTTTAAGCGGCGTAACAATGGGAACAGCCCCCTTTGATGTTCACGTTCACGACACATATTATGTAGTGGCACACTTCCACTACGTCCTATTTGGCGGTTCTGTATTTGGGATTTACGCCGGGATTTATCACTGGTTCCCCAAAATGACCGGACGGAAACTCAATGAAGTTTGGGGACGCATTCACTTTGGCCTTACCTTCATCGGTACTAACCTCACATTCTTACCGATGCACGAGTTAGGTTTACAAGGAATGCCTCGTAGAGTTGCAATGTACGATCCCCAGTTTATTGATCTTAATCAGATTTGTACCTTTGGTTCAATCATCTTGGGACTTTCCGTTATTCCCTTCACCATCAACATCATCCAAAGCTGGATGAAAGGGCCTTTGGCAGGTGATAACCCTTGGGAAGCTTTGACCTTAGAATGGACAACCAGCTCACCACCAGCCATTGAAAACTGGGAAGTATTGCCCGTTGTCACCCACGGCCCTTACGACTACGGTCATAGCGATAGTGTGCCAGTCGCTACCTCAGAAGTTAGTGCTTAGGGATTAGGGGCTAGGGACTAGGGACTAGGGACTAGGGACTAGGGATTAGGAGGAGAAATTTTGATGTTTATAGCATCTTTCTGTAAATAGACCATGCACGCTGTAGGGGCATAGCAATGCTCATATCAAAATAAGCTATCTGTGGCTTATTTGCTGACTTTCATACCCGCCTTGGAATTAATTCCAAGGCTAACAGCTCAAGTCTACTGAAGTAGACTAGGGATTTGTGAGAATTTTTAGTCATCTTGAGATGACTTTGGCTATGAGACTAGGAA contains:
- the ctaD gene encoding cytochrome c oxidase subunit I → MTKVKSSRNTPPDKNQSQTLVVAHTSHQQAWKWQDYFTFNVDHKVIGIQYLVTAFVFYLIGGLMAMAIRVELATPEADLLDPNLYNAFMTNHGTIMIFLWIVPSAIGGFGNFLVPLMIGARDMAFPKLNAIAFWLNPPAGLLLLASFIFGGSQSGWTAYPPLSLVTAPIAQSLWILAIVLVGTSSILGSLNFVITILMMKVPSMKWDQLPLFCWAILATSVLALVSTPVLAAGLVLLLFDLNFGTSFFKPDAGGNVVLYQHLFWFYSHPAVYLMILPIFGIMSEVIPVHARKPIFGYKAIAYSSLAICVVGLFVWVHHMFTSGTPGWMRMFFTISTLIVAVPTGVKIFGWVATLWGGKIRFTSAMLFAIGLLSMFVMGGLSGVTMGTAPFDVHVHDTYYVVAHFHYVLFGGSVFGIYAGIYHWFPKMTGRKLNEVWGRIHFGLTFIGTNLTFLPMHELGLQGMPRRVAMYDPQFIDLNQICTFGSIILGLSVIPFTINIIQSWMKGPLAGDNPWEALTLEWTTSSPPAIENWEVLPVVTHGPYDYGHSDSVPVATSEVSA